One Fontisphaera persica DNA window includes the following coding sequences:
- a CDS encoding CoB--CoM heterodisulfide reductase iron-sulfur subunit B family protein: MKFSYFPGCSLKGTGKAYEESLLPVLQALDIQLEELDDWNCCGATAYMAVDEAKACILASRNLAIAEKMGHQELMAPCSACYLVLNKTKKYLKESPAVHRVVQKALGSAGLTYSGNVPIRHPLDILVNTIGLDAIKKRVKRPLKGLKVAPYYGCQIVRPYATFDSAENPTTMDRLLEALGASVVRFPLKTRCCGASLTGTLPEPGLLCSYIILKEALKRGADVIATVCPLCQFNLDGYHDKIAAKWEPVRIPTVYFSQLMGLAFGIPAEQLGLHRCIVPMKPLPELPAAAAPKAPAVAA, encoded by the coding sequence ATGAAATTCTCCTATTTCCCAGGCTGTTCACTGAAAGGCACCGGCAAGGCGTATGAGGAATCCCTCCTGCCGGTCCTCCAGGCTTTGGATATTCAACTGGAGGAATTGGACGATTGGAATTGCTGCGGCGCCACGGCCTACATGGCGGTGGATGAAGCCAAGGCCTGCATCCTGGCTTCCCGCAACCTCGCCATCGCCGAAAAAATGGGGCATCAGGAGCTGATGGCCCCTTGCAGTGCCTGCTACCTGGTGCTGAACAAAACCAAGAAATACCTCAAGGAATCGCCGGCGGTCCATAGAGTGGTGCAAAAGGCCCTCGGCAGCGCGGGCCTCACCTATTCCGGCAACGTGCCCATCCGCCATCCATTGGATATTTTGGTCAACACCATCGGTCTGGACGCCATTAAAAAGCGGGTTAAACGCCCCTTGAAGGGGCTGAAAGTCGCCCCCTATTACGGTTGCCAGATTGTCCGGCCTTACGCCACTTTCGATTCGGCGGAAAACCCCACCACCATGGACCGCCTGCTCGAAGCCTTGGGCGCCAGCGTGGTGCGGTTTCCACTCAAGACGCGCTGCTGCGGCGCCAGCCTCACCGGCACACTGCCGGAACCCGGCCTGCTATGCTCCTACATCATCCTCAAGGAAGCCCTCAAGCGCGGCGCGGACGTCATTGCCACCGTTTGCCCGTTGTGCCAGTTCAACCTGGATGGCTACCATGACAAAATCGCCGCCAAATGGGAGCCGGTGCGCATTCCGACCGTCTATTTTTCGCAGCTTATGGGATTGGCCTTCGGCATCCCTGCGGAGCAATTGGGATTGCATCGTTGTATTGTTCCCATGAAGCCATTGCCTGAACTCCCTGCGGCCGCCGCACCTAAAGCCCCGGCAGTGGCTGCCTGA
- a CDS encoding 4Fe-4S dicluster domain-containing protein — translation MELQRTIKYEADRVKGFGREIMSVPGCEQLESCIQCGTCSGVCPLSIYMDFSPRQIMAMTRSDFKKEVLSSYTIWLCASCYDCTVECPRKIRITDIMYELKQRAIREGYAPKGFATPALARSFYHMVHENGRVTESSLVIKMLLKSGLSNALKTGLGMWRLGLNLIKTGRFSLKQETIRRKDELAQMMRIADQSDIDRLNGNGASATSEKGAHAQH, via the coding sequence ATGGAACTGCAACGCACCATCAAATATGAAGCCGACCGGGTGAAAGGATTCGGGCGCGAAATTATGAGCGTCCCCGGTTGCGAGCAATTGGAAAGCTGCATCCAATGCGGCACTTGCTCCGGCGTTTGTCCGCTGAGCATCTACATGGACTTTTCCCCGCGCCAGATTATGGCCATGACGCGCTCGGACTTCAAAAAAGAGGTGCTCAGCAGCTACACCATCTGGCTTTGCGCTTCCTGCTACGATTGCACGGTGGAGTGCCCGCGCAAAATCCGCATCACCGACATCATGTACGAGCTGAAGCAGCGCGCCATCCGGGAAGGCTACGCGCCCAAGGGCTTCGCCACCCCCGCTTTGGCGCGCAGCTTCTATCACATGGTCCACGAAAACGGGCGTGTGACCGAAAGCTCCCTGGTCATCAAGATGCTGCTCAAAAGCGGATTGTCCAACGCCCTTAAAACCGGCCTTGGCATGTGGCGCCTGGGATTGAACCTCATCAAGACCGGCCGTTTCTCGCTGAAGCAGGAGACCATCCGGCGCAAGGATGAGCTGGCCCAGATGATGCGTATTGCCGACCAGTCGGACATTGACCGCCTCAACGGCAACGGGGCCTCTGCCACCAGCGAAAAAGGCGCCCACGCCCAACATTGA